A window from Brucella sp. BE17 encodes these proteins:
- a CDS encoding iron-sulfur cluster assembly scaffold protein: MIDDIYNKRILEFAGNIERLGTLDEPDAMAKAHSKLCGSTVTVYLKIADGVVTDFAHEVRACALGQASSSIMARNIVGATIDELKRVRETMYAMLKENGPAPQGRFEDLKYFEPVREYRARHASTLLTFDAVADCIRQVEEKAEAA; encoded by the coding sequence ATGATCGACGATATTTATAACAAACGCATTCTGGAGTTCGCTGGCAATATAGAACGACTGGGCACGCTTGACGAGCCGGACGCTATGGCGAAGGCGCATTCCAAGCTATGCGGCTCAACCGTAACAGTCTATCTGAAAATAGCTGATGGCGTGGTTACCGATTTTGCGCATGAGGTGAGGGCCTGTGCTTTGGGGCAGGCATCGTCGTCGATTATGGCGCGCAATATCGTGGGCGCTACCATAGATGAACTCAAGCGCGTGCGTGAGACGATGTATGCCATGCTCAAAGAAAATGGCCCGGCACCTCAAGGGCGGTTTGAGGATCTGAAATATTTTGAACCGGTGCGTGAATATCGCGCGCGCCACGCTTCCACGCTTTTGACCTTTGATGCGGTGGCCGATTGCATCCGGCAAGTCGAAGAAAAAGCGGAAGCGGCCTGA
- a CDS encoding patatin family protein, whose protein sequence is MVLTWGARRKTVNADAELPAQEILEKPEIKREPRKIALALGGGAARGWAHIGVLRALDEAGIEIDMIAGTSIGALVGGCYLAGKLDELEEFARGLTRRRMFNLLDLTFRGSGLFGGMKLDGRLREHLDGLRIDELSRPFVAVCTELHTGHEIWLSTGPLVDAMRASYALPGVFEPVRWDGRVLVDGALVNPVPVSVCRAYEQRLVLAVNLHYDQYGRAAVIKHAQARQEGLPVAVRGEKEARLGITGVMMEAFNIIQDRISRARMAGDPPDMSLMPVVGQVGLADFHRASEAIEAGYAETIKRLEDIKRLQGIAG, encoded by the coding sequence GTGGTGTTGACTTGGGGGGCAAGGCGAAAGACGGTCAATGCGGATGCCGAATTGCCTGCTCAGGAAATATTAGAAAAGCCCGAAATCAAACGCGAACCGCGCAAGATCGCCTTGGCGCTCGGTGGTGGGGCTGCACGCGGCTGGGCGCATATCGGCGTTTTACGTGCGCTTGACGAGGCGGGGATTGAAATCGACATGATCGCCGGTACATCCATCGGCGCGCTCGTCGGTGGATGTTATCTCGCAGGCAAGCTTGACGAGCTGGAAGAATTTGCCCGCGGCCTTACGCGGCGGCGCATGTTCAACCTCCTCGACCTAACCTTTCGCGGCAGCGGCCTTTTCGGCGGCATGAAACTCGATGGGCGTCTGCGCGAACATCTCGATGGTTTGCGCATCGATGAACTGTCTCGTCCGTTCGTCGCTGTCTGCACCGAACTGCATACCGGACATGAAATCTGGCTGTCCACGGGTCCGCTTGTCGATGCGATGCGGGCTTCCTATGCCCTGCCCGGTGTCTTTGAGCCGGTGCGCTGGGACGGGCGCGTGCTTGTGGACGGTGCCCTCGTCAATCCGGTGCCGGTTTCGGTCTGTCGCGCTTATGAGCAGCGCCTCGTGCTCGCAGTCAATCTGCACTATGATCAATATGGTCGTGCTGCGGTCATCAAACATGCACAGGCACGTCAGGAAGGCTTGCCTGTCGCCGTTCGCGGTGAGAAGGAAGCGCGATTGGGAATTACCGGGGTAATGATGGAAGCCTTCAACATCATTCAGGACCGGATATCGCGGGCACGTATGGCAGGCGATCCACCGGATATGTCGCTGATGCCGGTTGTCGGCCAGGTTGGCCTTGCAGATTTCCATCGTGCATCAGAGGCAATTGAAGCGGGCTATGCCGAAACCATCAAACGGCTTGAGGATATCAAACGCCTTCAGGGTATAGCGGGCTAA
- a CDS encoding lysozyme inhibitor LprI family protein → MLKFTAIALTATLLSAPAFASSECDNAQDQATMNQCANENFIKSDEQLNSHYREIEKRLSDNDDAKKLLVASQRAWIKFRDAECDFAASGTAGGSVQPMILAMCKDSLTTDRNKQFSEYLKCEEGDLSCPVPSGN, encoded by the coding sequence ATGTTGAAATTTACCGCTATAGCATTGACAGCTACACTCCTCTCAGCCCCCGCCTTTGCATCATCTGAATGCGATAACGCACAAGATCAAGCAACAATGAACCAATGCGCCAACGAGAACTTTATTAAATCTGATGAGCAGTTGAACTCGCACTATCGAGAGATTGAAAAGCGCCTCTCTGACAACGATGATGCTAAAAAGCTTCTGGTCGCATCGCAACGTGCGTGGATAAAATTCCGAGATGCTGAATGCGATTTTGCTGCATCAGGAACTGCTGGCGGAAGCGTACAACCGATGATCCTAGCCATGTGCAAAGATAGTTTAACAACCGACCGTAACAAGCAATTTTCCGAATACTTAAAGTGTGAGGAAGGTGATCTTTCTTGCCCCGTTCCTTCCGGGAATTAA
- the hisI gene encoding phosphoribosyl-AMP cyclohydrolase: MSMVPSQSSDKKMLEEGTVFIPRFDGSGLITAIVTDARTGELLMVAHMNEEALRLTLESGIAHYWSRSRNTLWKKGETSGNLQSVVELRTDCDQDALWLKVRVAGDGPTCHTGRRSCFYRQVISENGSASLEMDADCNHDH, translated from the coding sequence ATGAGCATGGTTCCATCACAGTCCTCTGACAAGAAGATGTTGGAAGAAGGCACGGTTTTCATACCGCGCTTCGATGGTTCGGGTTTGATCACCGCGATCGTCACCGATGCACGGACTGGCGAATTGCTGATGGTCGCACATATGAACGAAGAGGCGTTGCGCCTGACACTTGAAAGCGGCATTGCGCATTACTGGTCACGTTCGCGCAACACCCTTTGGAAAAAAGGCGAGACTTCCGGCAACTTGCAAAGCGTTGTGGAATTGCGCACCGACTGCGATCAAGATGCCTTATGGCTAAAAGTCCGTGTCGCGGGCGATGGACCGACCTGTCATACCGGCAGGCGTTCCTGTTTCTATCGTCAGGTTATTTCCGAAAACGGCTCAGCATCACTTGAAATGGACGCCGACTGCAATCACGATCATTGA
- a CDS encoding acyl-CoA dehydrogenase, whose protein sequence is MSRAAFHWEDPFLLDEQLTEDERMIRDSAKAFASDVLQPRIEKAYLDETTDPDLFRLMGQAGLLGVTLPEEYGAANAGYVAYGLVAREVERVDSGYRSMMSVQSSLVMFPIHAYGSDEQRKKHLPGLVSGELIGCFGLTEPDAGSDPGGMKTRAEKIDGGYRLSGSKMWISNSPIADVFVVWAKSSAHDNAIRGFILEKGMKGLSAPKIGGKLSLRASITGEIVMDGVEVPEDALLPNVSGLKGPFGCLNRARYGISWGVLGAAEDCWFRARQYGLDRKQFDKPLAGTQLYQKKLADMQTEIALGLQASLRVGRLFDEGKMAPEMISIVKRNNCGKALDIARQARDMHGGNGIQIEYHVMRHAQNLETVNTYEGTHDVHALILGRAQTGIQAFF, encoded by the coding sequence ATGTCGCGTGCTGCCTTTCACTGGGAAGACCCGTTTCTGCTTGATGAACAATTGACCGAGGACGAGCGCATGATCCGCGACTCGGCCAAAGCCTTTGCAAGCGACGTGCTCCAGCCGCGCATTGAAAAAGCTTATCTTGACGAGACGACCGATCCGGACCTGTTTCGCCTGATGGGGCAGGCGGGACTGCTCGGCGTGACGTTGCCTGAGGAATATGGCGCGGCCAATGCCGGCTATGTGGCCTATGGCCTTGTCGCGCGCGAAGTTGAGCGCGTTGATTCTGGCTATCGCTCAATGATGAGCGTGCAATCTTCGCTCGTCATGTTTCCGATCCATGCTTATGGCTCGGATGAACAGCGCAAAAAACACTTGCCGGGCCTCGTGTCCGGTGAACTGATCGGTTGTTTCGGCCTGACAGAACCCGATGCCGGTTCCGATCCGGGCGGCATGAAGACGCGCGCCGAAAAAATTGACGGCGGTTATCGCCTGTCAGGTTCGAAAATGTGGATTTCCAATTCACCCATTGCCGATGTTTTTGTCGTCTGGGCCAAATCCAGCGCCCATGACAATGCCATTCGCGGATTTATCCTCGAAAAAGGCATGAAGGGGCTTTCGGCACCCAAAATCGGCGGCAAGCTTTCACTTCGTGCATCCATTACCGGCGAAATCGTCATGGATGGCGTGGAAGTGCCCGAAGATGCGCTTCTTCCCAATGTCTCAGGCCTCAAAGGACCATTCGGGTGCCTCAATCGCGCCCGTTACGGTATTTCATGGGGCGTGTTGGGGGCTGCAGAGGATTGCTGGTTCCGTGCGCGTCAATATGGCCTTGACCGAAAGCAGTTCGACAAGCCTCTGGCCGGAACACAGCTTTATCAGAAAAAGCTTGCAGATATGCAGACGGAGATTGCGCTCGGACTTCAGGCAAGCCTGCGCGTTGGTCGGCTGTTCGATGAAGGCAAAATGGCGCCGGAAATGATCTCTATCGTCAAGCGCAACAATTGCGGCAAGGCGCTCGATATTGCGCGTCAAGCGCGCGACATGCATGGTGGCAATGGCATTCAGATCGAATATCACGTCATGCGTCACGCGCAGAATCTGGAGACGGTCAACACTTATGAAGGCACGCATGATGTGCATGCGTTAATTCTCGGTCGCGCCCAGACCGGTATTCAGGCCTTCTTCTGA
- a CDS encoding phage antirepressor N-terminal domain-containing protein, whose translation MTKNAITTIPFHGANILVSAGETPETTMVAMKPVVEGMGLDWSYQSRKLNEHPVLSKGVAIIAIPSAGGIQDALALPLNRLHFWLATLQPNKIKDISVREKVIVYQTEAADVLFDHFFGKRFEQDRTD comes from the coding sequence ATGACAAAGAACGCTATTACCACAATTCCCTTCCATGGCGCAAACATCCTTGTGAGCGCAGGGGAAACACCGGAAACGACGATGGTTGCCATGAAGCCGGTCGTAGAAGGCATGGGGCTGGATTGGAGCTACCAGTCACGGAAGCTGAATGAGCATCCAGTGCTCTCGAAAGGTGTTGCTATAATAGCAATACCCTCCGCAGGCGGCATTCAGGACGCTTTGGCACTTCCTCTAAATCGCCTTCATTTTTGGCTCGCTACTTTGCAGCCCAACAAGATCAAAGATATCTCGGTTCGCGAAAAGGTCATCGTCTACCAGACCGAAGCGGCTGACGTTCTGTTTGATCACTTCTTTGGAAAGAGGTTTGAGCAGGACCGAACGGACTGA
- a CDS encoding BrnA antitoxin family protein, which yields MAIKFRPKHANERGYTKPDWDAVSDNPTVTKAGMAKAKPFKEALPELYESIQRSRGRPKVDNPKEAVTLRLDPDVVAKFKASGKNWRSNMNEVLRKSVGL from the coding sequence ATGGCTATTAAATTTAGACCAAAACACGCTAATGAACGCGGCTATACCAAGCCGGATTGGGATGCTGTATCTGACAATCCAACCGTTACAAAAGCGGGCATGGCAAAGGCAAAGCCTTTCAAAGAAGCGCTCCCCGAACTTTATGAGAGCATCCAGCGCTCTAGGGGGCGGCCAAAGGTTGATAATCCGAAAGAGGCCGTAACGCTTAGGCTTGATCCTGACGTGGTTGCGAAGTTCAAGGCCAGTGGCAAGAACTGGCGCTCCAATATGAACGAAGTCCTGCGCAAATCTGTCGGGCTATAA
- a CDS encoding Arc family DNA-binding protein produces MARPTYPSDQVDKTMVRFPKGMMSHIKELAALNKRSMNAEIIALLEEALEDRLVNNLGIFRKRDATLKALRLGRTLMVELQKLKEEADKEYFDDENPSDK; encoded by the coding sequence ATGGCCAGACCGACATACCCAAGTGATCAAGTTGACAAGACAATGGTTCGCTTCCCGAAAGGGATGATGAGCCACATAAAAGAGCTTGCTGCTCTCAATAAGCGTTCAATGAACGCTGAAATCATAGCGCTTCTTGAGGAAGCCCTTGAAGATCGGCTAGTCAATAATTTAGGTATTTTTAGAAAAAGAGACGCCACGCTCAAGGCTTTACGTCTCGGAAGAACGCTTATGGTTGAGCTTCAAAAACTCAAAGAAGAAGCCGACAAAGAATATTTTGACGACGAAAACCCCTCCGACAAATAA
- a CDS encoding molybdopterin-binding protein, with translation MKISARNRLKGTIVEVTKGATTAHVRIDIGNGVIVTSSITNEAVDELALAVGKTAYAVVKASDVMVAVD, from the coding sequence ATGAAAATCAGCGCACGTAACCGCCTTAAGGGCACGATCGTTGAAGTTACCAAGGGTGCAACCACCGCCCATGTACGTATCGATATCGGAAATGGTGTGATTGTCACCTCTTCGATTACCAATGAAGCCGTTGACGAACTTGCGCTTGCAGTCGGAAAGACCGCTTACGCAGTCGTCAAGGCCTCCGATGTGATGGTGGCGGTGGACTAA
- a CDS encoding BrnT family toxin: MKIVWDEPKREANIAKHGLDFASLTIEFFENSKVLPAKNNRLQAIGRLADGTIVVIFVTLGTEALSVISMRPARKDERSLI, from the coding sequence ATGAAGATCGTATGGGACGAACCAAAACGCGAAGCCAATATTGCCAAGCATGGTTTGGATTTTGCATCGCTGACTATTGAGTTTTTCGAGAACTCCAAAGTGCTGCCAGCGAAGAATAACCGGCTTCAAGCTATTGGTCGCCTCGCAGACGGAACAATCGTTGTGATCTTCGTGACCCTCGGCACAGAGGCACTGTCTGTTATTTCAATGCGCCCTGCCCGTAAGGACGAAAGGAGCCTGATCTGA
- a CDS encoding CaiB/BaiF CoA-transferase family protein, with the protein MQNTPLNGLKVIELARILAGPWGGQTLSDLGADVIKVESPEGDDTRTWGPPFIDVDGEQSAAYFHACNRGKRSITADFRTDEGRALVRKLVANADVVIENFKLGGLEKYGLDYESLKAINPRLIYCSITGFGQDGPYAQRAGYDFMIQGMSGIMDLTGAPDGEPQKIGVAFADIFTGLYSVIAIQSALIMRERTGKGQHIDMALFDCMTSVLANQAMNYLASGVVPKRMGNAHPNIAPYQTLPVSDGYFIIACGNDGQFAKLTSLLGIGELARDESFATNSARVANRTELTEILEKQTRQWQRDDLLTALAGKGVPAGPINTVADVFADPQFIARGMKIEPEGVVALRTPIRFSDADLQLDRRSPKLGEHGEVILADLVRKS; encoded by the coding sequence ATGCAGAACACCCCGCTCAATGGCCTGAAAGTGATCGAGCTTGCCCGTATTCTGGCCGGTCCATGGGGCGGGCAGACGCTTTCCGATCTGGGTGCAGATGTCATCAAGGTCGAAAGCCCCGAGGGTGACGATACGCGTACTTGGGGGCCGCCTTTCATCGATGTGGATGGCGAACAGTCAGCCGCCTATTTCCATGCCTGCAACCGTGGAAAGCGCTCGATCACAGCAGATTTCCGTACCGATGAGGGCAGGGCGTTGGTGCGTAAGCTTGTTGCCAATGCTGATGTGGTGATCGAGAATTTTAAGCTAGGCGGGCTTGAAAAATATGGGCTCGATTATGAAAGCCTGAAAGCGATCAATCCGCGTCTTATCTATTGTTCGATTACCGGCTTTGGTCAGGATGGCCCTTATGCGCAGCGTGCGGGCTATGATTTCATGATCCAGGGCATGAGCGGTATTATGGACCTGACGGGTGCGCCCGACGGGGAACCGCAAAAAATTGGCGTCGCCTTTGCCGATATTTTTACAGGCCTTTACAGCGTCATTGCCATCCAGTCGGCATTGATCATGCGGGAGCGGACTGGCAAGGGCCAGCATATCGATATGGCGCTGTTCGATTGCATGACTTCAGTTCTCGCCAATCAGGCGATGAATTATCTGGCCTCAGGCGTGGTGCCGAAGCGTATGGGCAATGCGCACCCCAATATCGCCCCCTACCAGACTTTACCCGTGTCAGACGGCTATTTCATCATCGCCTGCGGCAATGACGGGCAATTTGCTAAGCTCACAAGCCTGCTTGGTATTGGTGAACTGGCACGCGACGAAAGCTTCGCCACGAATTCGGCGCGTGTCGCCAATCGTACCGAATTGACCGAAATTCTGGAAAAGCAGACCCGGCAATGGCAACGCGACGATCTTCTGACAGCACTGGCGGGTAAGGGTGTCCCGGCAGGACCGATCAACACGGTGGCCGATGTCTTTGCCGATCCGCAGTTTATCGCACGCGGTATGAAGATAGAGCCGGAAGGTGTAGTCGCTCTGCGCACGCCAATCCGTTTTTCCGATGCGGACTTGCAACTTGACCGGCGGTCGCCCAAGCTCGGCGAGCATGGCGAGGTCATTCTTGCCGACCTTGTCCGGAAAAGTTGA
- a CDS encoding LysR family transcriptional regulator, with product MSSLSRRLLPTTRALAAFDAVARHQSFSVAADELSLTQGAISRQIATLEEQLGTALFERSSRNVELSPAGHAYIKAITPALAAIRAASLQLMTQMRGTTLNLAFLPTFGTRWLIPRIPGFVARHPDIILNFATRIGQFDFDREGLDAAIHIGQPDWPNADCIFLMDETVVPVCSPALLQRNSLSTPAELLRLPLFHMASRPGAWDHWFKSLGLTASVSGGMRFEQFSNVSQACQAGLGVALMPLFLIQSELENGQLAVAWPHKVKSPSNYYFVSPKSRTDTPAVAAFRDWLVAEATRDQAIADQAIDRAAIS from the coding sequence ATGAGTTCTCTATCCAGACGCCTGCTACCCACGACACGTGCGCTCGCTGCGTTCGATGCCGTCGCACGCCACCAGAGTTTTTCGGTGGCAGCGGACGAGCTTTCCCTGACCCAGGGCGCTATAAGTCGGCAGATAGCGACACTCGAAGAACAGTTGGGTACGGCACTTTTTGAACGCAGCAGCCGAAATGTGGAGCTTTCACCCGCCGGTCACGCCTATATCAAAGCAATTACACCAGCACTCGCCGCCATTCGGGCGGCCTCATTACAACTTATGACGCAGATGCGCGGCACCACACTTAATCTGGCTTTTCTGCCAACGTTTGGTACGCGCTGGCTGATACCACGCATTCCAGGGTTCGTAGCGCGCCATCCCGATATTATTCTGAATTTCGCAACGCGCATCGGCCAGTTCGATTTCGACCGTGAGGGGCTGGATGCGGCCATCCACATCGGTCAGCCAGACTGGCCCAATGCCGATTGCATCTTTTTGATGGATGAAACCGTGGTACCAGTTTGTAGTCCGGCACTTTTACAACGAAATTCACTGTCGACACCCGCAGAGTTGTTGCGCCTGCCGCTTTTCCATATGGCGTCGAGGCCCGGTGCCTGGGATCACTGGTTCAAAAGTCTGGGGCTTACGGCTTCGGTTTCAGGCGGCATGCGTTTTGAGCAATTTTCCAATGTGTCGCAGGCCTGTCAGGCGGGACTTGGTGTAGCGCTGATGCCGCTTTTCCTGATCCAGTCGGAATTAGAGAACGGACAATTGGCGGTCGCCTGGCCACATAAAGTCAAAAGCCCGAGCAACTATTATTTTGTATCACCGAAAAGCCGCACTGACACGCCCGCGGTCGCGGCTTTTCGCGACTGGCTGGTGGCGGAAGCGACGCGCGATCAAGCCATAGCCGATCAAGCCATAGACCGGGCAGCAATTTCGTAA
- a CDS encoding MgtC/SapB family protein, with protein sequence MPDQLQAALTDLLHADNFNIWPHLIALVIAYALAFPIGWNRERAERSAGLRTFPLVAVASCGFVQAAEGVTTDNPEALARIVEGIITGMGFIGGGAILKLGSSIKGTATAASLWATGAIGISVGLGAIDVAVMISFTALVTLVLFTPRNGDTKLLSGDCEEGETDENQRT encoded by the coding sequence ATGCCAGACCAATTACAGGCTGCACTGACTGATCTGTTGCATGCGGATAATTTTAACATCTGGCCGCATCTGATCGCTCTTGTCATTGCCTACGCGCTTGCATTTCCGATTGGATGGAACCGGGAGCGCGCGGAACGAAGCGCTGGCCTGCGAACATTTCCGCTTGTGGCTGTGGCCAGTTGTGGTTTCGTGCAGGCTGCTGAAGGTGTGACCACCGATAATCCTGAAGCGCTGGCGCGAATCGTAGAAGGCATCATCACCGGTATGGGGTTCATCGGCGGCGGCGCAATTTTAAAGCTCGGTTCGTCCATAAAGGGAACTGCCACGGCTGCAAGCCTCTGGGCAACTGGAGCCATCGGCATATCAGTCGGACTTGGAGCGATTGATGTCGCTGTCATGATCTCCTTCACAGCACTGGTAACCCTTGTGTTGTTTACACCACGCAATGGCGATACAAAGCTTCTTTCAGGTGATTGCGAAGAAGGAGAAACAGATGAAAATCAGCGCACGTAA
- a CDS encoding porin, with protein sequence MNLKSLLIGSSAAMLAVSSAHAADAIVVPEPEAVEYVRVCDAYGAGYFYIPGTETCLRIAGYVRYEAKGGDDVYSGVDREGWDKSARFALRFSTGSETELGTLKTFTELRFNYGSSNSGEDGFYGNSSSNTDMRFAFIELGGFRVGIDETEFKIFTGALGDVINDDVISADSARTGKISYTFTGGNGFSAVVALEQGGNNYAIDGYVPHVVGGLKYKGGWGSIAGVVAYDSVIEEWSAKVRGDVNVTDRFSVWLQGAYASEETPDQNYGRWGGDWAVWGGLKFKATDKASFNFQAAHDDWSKTAVTANVAYQLVPGFTITPEISYTKFGGEWKADGIEDDAIGGVIRFQRSF encoded by the coding sequence ATGAATCTTAAGAGCCTTCTCATTGGCTCCTCTGCAGCTATGCTCGCAGTTTCGAGTGCTCATGCTGCTGATGCGATCGTTGTACCAGAACCGGAAGCGGTTGAATATGTTCGCGTTTGCGATGCATACGGCGCCGGCTACTTCTACATTCCTGGAACCGAAACGTGCCTACGCATCGCCGGCTATGTCCGCTACGAAGCAAAAGGTGGTGATGACGTCTATTCCGGTGTGGATCGTGAAGGTTGGGACAAAAGCGCACGTTTCGCACTGCGCTTTTCGACCGGTTCCGAAACCGAACTTGGTACTTTGAAGACCTTCACTGAGCTGCGCTTCAACTATGGCTCTTCGAATTCCGGCGAAGACGGTTTTTATGGCAATAGCAGCTCCAACACGGATATGCGTTTTGCCTTTATCGAGCTCGGCGGCTTTCGCGTCGGCATCGACGAGACAGAGTTCAAGATTTTCACCGGCGCTCTTGGCGACGTCATCAACGATGACGTCATTTCCGCAGATTCTGCCAGAACAGGCAAGATTTCCTACACCTTTACCGGCGGCAATGGCTTCTCGGCTGTGGTCGCTCTCGAACAGGGTGGAAACAACTACGCGATTGACGGCTATGTACCGCATGTTGTCGGTGGCTTGAAATATAAAGGTGGCTGGGGTTCGATCGCCGGTGTCGTGGCTTACGACTCGGTCATCGAAGAATGGTCTGCCAAGGTTCGCGGCGACGTCAATGTTACCGATCGCTTCTCCGTATGGTTGCAGGGTGCTTATGCGTCCGAAGAAACCCCGGATCAAAACTATGGCCGTTGGGGCGGTGACTGGGCTGTTTGGGGTGGTTTGAAATTTAAGGCAACCGACAAGGCTTCCTTTAACTTCCAGGCTGCGCATGACGACTGGTCAAAGACCGCCGTTACCGCGAACGTCGCTTATCAGTTGGTTCCCGGCTTCACCATCACACCGGAAATCTCCTACACCAAGTTTGGCGGCGAGTGGAAAGCTGATGGTATCGAAGACGATGCAATCGGTGGCGTTATCCGCTTCCAGCGCTCGTTCTAA
- a CDS encoding XRE family transcriptional regulator: MFNPKRLSLARARRGLTSKALAEKAGIRADTITRLEKGRHNPEPETIDKMAKALGYPSDFFTGEEIEEIDLGAVSFRSFSKMTARERDASVFAGSLGLLLNNWVEERFGLPEPDILDMSHEANPEAAASYLRQHWGIGQQPIGNILGLLETKGIRLFSLSENTASVNAFSFWRGGKPFIFLNNFKTAESSRFDAAHELGHLVMHKHGDPKGVRSLEREADRFASAFLMPSDDVRAKIHGTVTIDIILRAKFRWRVSAMSLAYRLHSLGILSDWQYKSICIELSRRGYRSGEPMGIERETSTAWKKVLTLLWKEKITKNDIAKDLSLPLDEIEGLIWSLTANTIDSVKKDRTELRAV; encoded by the coding sequence ATGTTTAATCCAAAAAGGCTCTCTTTGGCTCGGGCGCGGCGCGGCTTAACGTCTAAAGCGTTGGCCGAAAAAGCTGGTATTCGGGCTGATACAATTACCAGGTTGGAAAAGGGGCGGCATAATCCAGAGCCAGAGACCATCGACAAGATGGCCAAAGCCCTAGGCTATCCATCTGATTTTTTTACCGGTGAAGAAATTGAGGAAATCGATTTAGGAGCGGTGAGTTTTCGTTCTTTTTCGAAAATGACTGCCCGTGAACGTGACGCTTCTGTATTCGCTGGATCGCTTGGGTTGCTTCTTAATAACTGGGTTGAAGAACGCTTTGGTCTTCCAGAACCTGACATATTGGACATGTCACATGAAGCCAACCCAGAAGCCGCGGCATCTTATCTTCGCCAGCACTGGGGTATAGGGCAGCAACCAATCGGTAACATTCTGGGGCTCTTGGAAACTAAGGGAATTCGGCTTTTTTCGTTGTCGGAAAATACAGCTTCAGTGAATGCTTTTTCATTTTGGCGCGGAGGGAAACCTTTTATTTTTCTCAACAATTTCAAGACAGCAGAAAGCAGTCGGTTTGATGCGGCTCATGAGCTTGGGCATTTGGTCATGCACAAACATGGAGATCCAAAAGGTGTGAGATCACTTGAAAGAGAGGCTGATCGCTTTGCTTCGGCTTTTCTTATGCCGTCTGATGATGTCCGTGCAAAAATTCATGGAACTGTAACAATCGATATCATCTTGAGGGCTAAATTTCGATGGCGAGTATCTGCTATGTCTCTGGCATATCGACTGCACTCACTCGGAATTCTTTCTGATTGGCAGTACAAATCGATCTGTATTGAACTGTCTCGAAGAGGGTATCGATCGGGTGAGCCGATGGGGATTGAAAGGGAAACTTCCACCGCATGGAAAAAAGTATTGACATTGCTTTGGAAAGAAAAAATTACAAAAAATGATATAGCTAAAGACTTGAGTTTGCCCTTGGATGAAATAGAGGGTCTAATTTGGAGTTTAACGGCGAATACAATAGATAGTGTGAAAAAAGATCGAACAGAACTTCGTGCCGTTTAA
- the folE gene encoding GTP cyclohydrolase I FolE, with amino-acid sequence MDARILEKNDETGLPFDQQTNVTPLHVKPSQADAEAAIRTLLLWTGDNPEREGLLETPKRVAKAYSELFAGYAENPEDVLGTVFEEVAGYNDLVLVKDISFFSHCEHHMVPIIGKAHVAYLPDGKVVGLSKIARVVDIFARRLQTQESMTAQIADSIQRILKPRGVAVMIEAEHMCMAMRGIRKQGSTTITTTFTQGLKDKAHEQVRFMSLVRG; translated from the coding sequence ATGGACGCGCGCATCCTCGAAAAAAATGATGAGACCGGCCTGCCTTTCGATCAGCAGACCAACGTGACACCCCTCCATGTTAAACCCAGCCAGGCAGATGCCGAAGCCGCAATTCGCACGCTTCTGCTGTGGACGGGTGATAATCCCGAACGCGAAGGTCTTCTGGAAACGCCCAAGCGTGTTGCAAAGGCCTATAGCGAGCTTTTTGCCGGCTATGCCGAAAACCCTGAAGACGTACTTGGTACCGTATTCGAGGAAGTCGCCGGTTATAATGATCTTGTTCTGGTGAAAGACATTTCGTTTTTCTCGCATTGCGAACATCATATGGTGCCGATTATCGGCAAGGCGCATGTCGCTTACCTGCCGGATGGAAAAGTGGTGGGTCTTTCCAAAATTGCCCGTGTTGTCGATATTTTTGCGCGCCGCCTTCAAACACAGGAAAGTATGACAGCGCAGATCGCCGACAGCATCCAGCGTATTCTCAAGCCGCGTGGCGTTGCCGTGATGATCGAAGCCGAACACATGTGCATGGCCATGCGCGGTATCCGCAAGCAGGGCTCAACCACCATCACCACAACTTTTACGCAAGGACTTAAAGACAAAGCACATGAGCAGGTTCGCTTTATGTCGCTGGTGCGCGGATAG